Proteins encoded in a region of the Streptomyces sp. NBC_00310 genome:
- the nuoE gene encoding NADH-quinone oxidoreductase subunit NuoE: MPQLPAPDYPDDVRARLERDAADVIARYPDSRSALLPLLHLMQSEEGHVTRTGMRFCAEVLGLTTAEVTAVATFYSMYRRKPSGDYQVGVCTNTLCAVMGGDAIFEALQDHLGVGNGETTGDGKVTLEHIECNAACDFAPVVMVNWEFFDNQTVDSAKRLVDDLRAGTEVEPTRGAPLCTFKETARILAGFPDERPGAVEASGGAGPASLVGLRLARGEAGPARVVHPRDGGPHDEPRDTVHEPSPTEHLSSHDAPQDTSASDPAHPAGPAAEEGE; the protein is encoded by the coding sequence ATGCCCCAACTGCCCGCGCCCGACTACCCGGACGACGTTCGAGCCCGGCTGGAGCGGGACGCGGCGGACGTGATCGCCCGCTACCCGGACTCCCGGTCCGCCCTCCTGCCGTTGCTGCATCTCATGCAGTCGGAGGAGGGCCATGTCACCCGCACCGGCATGCGGTTCTGTGCCGAGGTGCTCGGTCTGACCACCGCCGAGGTCACCGCGGTCGCCACCTTCTACTCCATGTACCGGCGCAAGCCCTCCGGCGACTACCAGGTGGGCGTCTGCACCAACACCCTGTGCGCGGTGATGGGCGGCGACGCGATCTTCGAGGCGCTGCAGGACCACCTCGGCGTCGGCAACGGCGAGACCACCGGCGACGGCAAGGTCACGCTGGAGCACATCGAGTGCAACGCGGCCTGCGACTTCGCGCCCGTCGTGATGGTCAACTGGGAGTTCTTCGACAACCAGACCGTCGACAGCGCCAAGCGCCTCGTCGACGACCTGCGCGCGGGGACCGAGGTCGAACCCACGCGCGGGGCGCCGCTGTGCACCTTCAAGGAGACCGCGCGGATCCTCGCCGGCTTCCCCGACGAGCGGCCCGGGGCCGTCGAGGCGAGCGGCGGCGCGGGACCCGCCTCGCTGGTCGGCCTCCGCCTGGCCAGGGGAGAGGCCGGACCCGCCCGCGTGGTCCACCCGCGGGACGGCGGCCCGCACGACGAGCCGCGCGACACGGTGCACGAGCCGTCACCCACCGAGCACCTCAGCTCGCACGACGCGCCGCAGGACACGTCGGCCTCGGACCCGGCCCACCCGGCGGGGCCTGCAGCCGAGGAGGGGGAGTGA
- the nuoF gene encoding NADH-quinone oxidoreductase subunit NuoF, with the protein MTLAPEIKGTSPEKLLAPVLSAFWDEDRAWSLDVYRRHDGYEGLRKALAMSPDDVIAYVKESGLRGRGGAGFPTGMKWQFIPQGDGKPHYLVVNADESEPGTCKDIPLLFANPHSLIEGIVIACHAIRSSHAFIYLRGEVVPVLRRLHEAVREAYEAGFLGENILGSGLDLELTVHAGAGAYICGEETALLDSLEGRRGQPRLRPPFPAVEGLYACPTVVNNVESIASVPAIMHRGKEWFRSMGSEKSPGFTLYSLSGHVTSPGQYEAPLGITLRQLLEMSGGMRPGHRLKFWTPGGSSTPMFTDEHLDVPLDYEGVGAAGSMLGTKALQCFDETTCVVRAVTRWTEFYAHESCGKCTPCREGTYWLVQLLRDIEAGKGVMSDLDKLNDIADNINGKSFCALGDGAASPIFSSLKYFRAEYEDHITGRGCPFDPAKSTAWADKDKHAEVNA; encoded by the coding sequence ATGACGTTGGCACCCGAGATCAAGGGCACCAGCCCGGAGAAACTGCTCGCACCCGTGCTGTCGGCCTTCTGGGACGAGGACCGGGCATGGTCGCTCGACGTCTACCGAAGGCACGACGGGTACGAGGGGCTGCGCAAGGCGCTGGCCATGTCACCCGACGACGTCATCGCGTACGTCAAGGAGTCCGGGCTGCGCGGCCGAGGCGGCGCGGGATTCCCGACCGGAATGAAATGGCAGTTCATTCCCCAGGGCGACGGAAAACCACACTATCTAGTTGTCAACGCCGACGAATCGGAACCCGGAACGTGCAAGGACATTCCGCTCCTCTTCGCGAACCCGCACAGCCTCATCGAGGGCATCGTCATCGCCTGTCATGCCATCAGGTCTTCGCATGCCTTCATCTATCTGCGTGGTGAGGTCGTTCCCGTCCTGCGGCGGTTGCACGAGGCCGTACGTGAGGCCTACGAGGCCGGCTTCCTCGGCGAGAACATCCTGGGCAGCGGACTCGACCTCGAACTCACCGTGCACGCGGGCGCGGGCGCGTACATCTGCGGTGAGGAGACCGCACTGCTCGACTCGCTCGAAGGCCGCCGTGGTCAACCGCGGCTCCGTCCCCCCTTCCCTGCTGTCGAGGGCCTCTACGCGTGCCCGACTGTCGTGAACAACGTCGAGTCGATCGCGTCGGTTCCCGCGATCATGCACAGGGGCAAGGAATGGTTCAGGTCGATGGGCAGCGAGAAGTCTCCCGGCTTCACGCTCTACTCGCTCAGCGGCCATGTCACCAGCCCCGGCCAGTACGAGGCGCCGCTCGGTATCACGCTCCGCCAGCTCCTGGAGATGAGCGGCGGAATGCGACCCGGGCATCGCCTCAAGTTCTGGACGCCGGGCGGCTCCTCGACCCCGATGTTCACCGACGAGCACCTCGACGTCCCTCTTGACTACGAGGGAGTGGGCGCCGCGGGTTCCATGCTCGGCACGAAAGCACTCCAGTGCTTCGACGAGACCACCTGCGTCGTCCGTGCCGTCACCCGCTGGACCGAGTTCTACGCCCACGAGTCCTGCGGCAAGTGCACCCCCTGCCGTGAAGGCACCTACTGGCTGGTGCAGTTGCTGCGCGATATCGAGGCCGGCAAGGGCGTCATGAGCGACCTCGACAAGCTGAACGACATCGCCGACAACATCAACGGCAAGTCCTTCTGCGCCCTCGGCGACGGTGCCGCCTCGCCGATCTTCTCCTCCCTCAAGTACTTCCGCGCGGAGTACGAGGACCACATCACGGGCCGGGGCTGCCCCTTCGACCCGGCCAAGTCGACCGCCTGGGCCGACAAGGACAAGCACGCGGAGGTGAACGCATGA
- a CDS encoding NADH-quinone oxidoreductase subunit G — translation MTVTTSAPSGGGEAAVPPEDLVSLTIDGVDISVPKGTLVIRAAEQLGVEIPRFCDHPLLDPVGACRQCIVEVEGQRKPMASCTITCTDGMVVKTHLTSPVAEKAQKGVMELLLINHPLDCPVCDKGGECPLQNQAMSHGHSDSRFEGRKRTYEKPVAISTQVLLDRERCVLCARCTRFSNQVAGDPMIELLERGALQQVGTGEGDPFESYFSGNTIQICPVGALTSAAYRFRSRPFDLVSSPSVCEHCSGGCATRTDHRRGKVMRRLAANDPEVNEEWICDKGRFGFRYAQRPDRLTTPLVRNAEGVLEPASWPEALEAAARGLLAARGRAGVLTGGRLTVEDAYAYSKFARVALDSNDIDFRARVHSGEEADFLAARVAGRGRDLDGTGVTYASLEKAPAVLLVGFEAEEEAPGVFLRLRKAWRKHKQQVFSLATHATRGLAKAGGTLLPAAPGTETEWLDALASGFGLDDDGTKAAEALRTEGAVIVVGERFAAVAGGLTAAVRAASLTGAKLVWIPRRAGERAAVEAGALPSVLPGGRPATDPRAREEVAAAWGVAELPSRYGRDTGQIVEAAATGELGALVVAGVELADLPDPARAREALSAVGFLVSLELRPSEVTERADVVLPVAAVAEKAGTFVNWEGRVRMFEAALKPDQMTRPVAPTDGRVLQMLADAMDVHLGLPDLRTTRAELDRLGAWDGARAHEPVEVAAGLPRPAAGEAVLAGHRLLLDQGRLQDGDDALAGTRHAARARVSAATAAEAGVKNGDLLAVSGPAGVVELPLQITEMPDRVVWLPLNSTGSGVASDTGALPGALVRIGPATLAAEAPEEVEA, via the coding sequence ATGACCGTGACCACCAGCGCTCCCTCCGGGGGCGGGGAGGCGGCGGTCCCGCCGGAAGATCTCGTCTCGCTGACCATCGACGGCGTCGACATCAGCGTGCCCAAGGGCACCCTGGTCATCCGGGCCGCCGAACAACTCGGCGTCGAGATCCCCCGCTTCTGCGACCACCCCCTCCTCGACCCGGTCGGCGCCTGCCGCCAGTGCATCGTCGAGGTCGAGGGCCAGCGCAAGCCCATGGCGTCCTGCACGATCACCTGCACGGACGGGATGGTCGTCAAGACCCACCTCACCTCCCCGGTCGCGGAGAAGGCCCAGAAGGGTGTGATGGAGCTCCTGCTCATCAACCACCCGCTGGACTGCCCCGTCTGCGACAAGGGCGGCGAGTGCCCCCTGCAGAACCAGGCCATGTCGCACGGCCACTCCGACTCCCGCTTCGAGGGCAGGAAGCGGACGTACGAGAAGCCCGTGGCGATCTCCACGCAGGTGCTCCTCGACCGTGAGCGGTGCGTGCTGTGCGCCCGCTGCACCCGGTTCTCCAACCAGGTCGCGGGCGACCCGATGATCGAGCTGCTCGAGCGGGGCGCGCTCCAGCAGGTCGGCACCGGTGAGGGCGACCCCTTCGAGTCGTACTTCTCCGGCAACACCATCCAGATCTGCCCGGTGGGCGCGCTGACCTCGGCGGCGTACCGATTCCGCTCCCGCCCCTTCGACCTCGTCTCCTCGCCGTCCGTCTGCGAGCACTGCTCCGGCGGCTGCGCGACCCGCACCGACCACCGGCGCGGCAAGGTCATGCGGCGCCTCGCGGCCAACGACCCCGAGGTCAACGAGGAGTGGATCTGCGACAAGGGGCGGTTCGGGTTCCGGTACGCGCAGCGCCCGGACCGGCTGACCACCCCCCTCGTCCGCAACGCGGAGGGCGTCCTGGAACCCGCGTCCTGGCCGGAGGCCCTGGAGGCCGCCGCCCGGGGGCTCCTCGCCGCCCGCGGCCGGGCCGGTGTCCTGACCGGCGGCCGGCTCACCGTCGAGGACGCCTACGCGTACAGCAAGTTCGCGCGCGTGGCCCTCGACAGCAACGACATCGACTTCCGCGCGCGCGTGCACAGCGGTGAGGAGGCCGACTTCCTGGCGGCCCGGGTCGCCGGACGCGGCCGCGACCTCGACGGTACGGGCGTCACGTACGCCTCCCTGGAGAAGGCGCCCGCGGTCCTGCTGGTCGGGTTCGAGGCCGAGGAGGAGGCGCCCGGCGTCTTCCTCCGGCTGCGCAAGGCCTGGCGTAAGCACAAGCAGCAGGTCTTCTCGCTGGCCACCCACGCCACCCGGGGCCTGGCGAAGGCCGGCGGCACGCTGCTGCCGGCCGCGCCCGGCACCGAGACCGAGTGGCTGGACGCCCTCGCGAGCGGCTTCGGCCTGGACGACGACGGCACCAAGGCCGCCGAGGCGCTGCGTACCGAGGGCGCCGTGATCGTCGTCGGGGAGCGGTTCGCGGCCGTGGCGGGCGGACTCACCGCCGCCGTCCGGGCCGCGTCCCTGACCGGCGCCAAGCTGGTGTGGATCCCGCGCCGGGCCGGGGAGCGCGCCGCCGTCGAGGCGGGCGCGCTGCCGTCGGTGCTGCCGGGCGGCCGTCCGGCGACCGACCCGCGCGCGCGGGAGGAGGTCGCCGCCGCCTGGGGCGTCGCCGAACTCCCCTCGCGATACGGCCGGGACACCGGGCAGATCGTCGAGGCCGCCGCCACCGGAGAGCTCGGGGCCCTGGTGGTGGCGGGTGTGGAACTCGCCGATCTGCCCGATCCGGCACGCGCGCGTGAGGCACTGTCCGCGGTGGGCTTCCTGGTGTCGCTGGAACTGCGGCCCAGCGAGGTCACCGAACGGGCGGACGTCGTCCTTCCGGTCGCCGCCGTCGCCGAGAAGGCGGGCACCTTCGTCAACTGGGAGGGCCGTGTGCGGATGTTCGAGGCCGCGCTGAAGCCCGACCAGATGACCCGCCCGGTGGCCCCCACCGACGGGCGGGTCCTCCAGATGCTGGCCGACGCCATGGACGTCCACCTGGGGCTGCCCGATCTGCGCACCACGCGCGCGGAGCTGGACCGCCTCGGGGCGTGGGACGGGGCGAGGGCCCATGAGCCGGTGGAGGTCGCGGCCGGACTGCCGCGCCCGGCCGCCGGGGAGGCCGTACTGGCCGGGCACCGACTCCTGCTCGACCAGGGCCGCCTCCAGGACGGCGACGACGCGCTCGCCGGGACGCGGCACGCCGCACGCGCGCGCGTGTCCGCCGCCACGGCCGCCGAGGCGGGCGTCAAGAACGGCGACCTCCTCGCGGTCAGCGGCCCCGCCGGTGTCGTCGAACTCCCGCTGCAGATCACCGAGATGCCCGACCGTGTCGTTTGGCTGCCGCTGAACTCCACCGGCTCGGGCGTCGCCTCCGACACGGGGGCGCTGCCCGGCGCACTCGTCCGTATCGGCCCCGCGACGCTCGCCGCCGAGGCCCCCGAGGAGGTGGAGGCATGA
- the nuoH gene encoding NADH-quinone oxidoreductase subunit NuoH — MSLYLAAEDLSMFGRDPWWLVVVKAVFCFAFLMITVLFSIVWERKVVAWMQLRIGPNRHGPWGMLQSLADGVKLMLKEDVIVKRADTVVYVLAPIVAAIPAFMAIAVIPFGPAGNEISIFGQRTTMQLTDLPIAMLYILAVASVGIYGIVLAGWSSGSTYPLLGGLRSAAQMISYEIAMGAAFASVFLYSGSMSTSAIVEAQQDRWYIVLLPVSFVIYIVTMVGETNRAPFDMPESEGDLVGGFNTEYSSIKFALFMLAEYVNMVTVSAVSVTLFLGGWRAPYPISTFWEGANHGWWPMLWFVVKVQLLLFFFIWLRGTLPRVRYDQLMKLGWKVLLPVSVVWLMLVATVRTLRNENYDFAEIALYVAGAVIVLFLLSVVADMFRDRREAQDQPAEPAGFDPMAGGFPVPPLPGQTLPPVPRRRPRRERELVVSGGSDTDSDGSSNGKEASDG, encoded by the coding sequence ATGAGCTTGTACCTCGCCGCTGAAGACCTCTCGATGTTCGGCCGCGACCCCTGGTGGCTGGTCGTCGTCAAGGCGGTGTTCTGCTTCGCCTTCCTGATGATCACCGTGCTGTTCTCCATCGTGTGGGAACGCAAGGTCGTCGCCTGGATGCAGCTGCGCATCGGCCCCAACCGGCACGGCCCCTGGGGCATGCTCCAGTCGCTCGCCGACGGCGTCAAACTGATGCTCAAGGAAGACGTCATCGTCAAACGCGCGGACACGGTCGTCTACGTCCTCGCACCGATCGTCGCGGCCATCCCGGCCTTCATGGCGATCGCGGTGATCCCCTTCGGCCCGGCCGGCAACGAGATCTCGATCTTCGGCCAGCGCACCACGATGCAGCTCACCGACCTGCCGATCGCGATGCTCTACATCCTCGCGGTCGCCTCGGTCGGCATCTACGGCATCGTGCTGGCGGGCTGGAGTTCCGGATCCACCTACCCGCTGCTCGGCGGCCTCCGCTCCGCGGCGCAGATGATCTCCTACGAGATCGCCATGGGCGCCGCGTTCGCCTCGGTCTTCCTCTACTCCGGGTCGATGTCGACGTCGGCGATCGTGGAGGCGCAGCAGGACCGCTGGTACATCGTGCTGCTGCCGGTCTCGTTCGTGATCTACATCGTGACCATGGTCGGCGAGACCAACCGCGCCCCGTTCGACATGCCGGAGTCGGAGGGCGACCTGGTCGGCGGCTTCAACACCGAGTACTCGTCGATCAAGTTCGCGCTGTTCATGCTCGCCGAGTACGTCAACATGGTGACCGTCTCCGCCGTGTCGGTGACGCTCTTCCTCGGCGGCTGGCGGGCCCCCTATCCCATCAGCACCTTCTGGGAGGGCGCCAACCACGGCTGGTGGCCGATGCTCTGGTTCGTGGTGAAGGTGCAGCTGCTGCTGTTCTTCTTCATCTGGCTGCGCGGCACCCTCCCGCGCGTCCGCTACGACCAGCTGATGAAGCTCGGCTGGAAGGTCCTCCTCCCGGTCTCCGTGGTCTGGCTGATGCTCGTCGCGACCGTACGGACCCTCAGGAACGAGAACTACGACTTCGCCGAGATCGCCCTGTACGTCGCCGGCGCCGTCATCGTCCTCTTCCTGCTCTCCGTCGTCGCGGACATGTTCCGCGACCGGCGCGAGGCACAGGACCAGCCCGCCGAACCGGCCGGCTTCGACCCGATGGCCGGCGGATTCCCCGTGCCGCCCCTGCCCGGACAGACCCTCCCACCGGTGCCGCGCAGGCGTCCGCGGCGGGAGCGGGAGCTGGTTGTCAGTGGTGGGTCCGATACTGACAGTGACGGATCTTCGAATGGGAAGGAGGCGTCCGATGGCTGA